From Solibacillus isronensis, the proteins below share one genomic window:
- a CDS encoding YusW family protein: MKKFALICALSTTALLVGCGDSEEATNLPENAPTEQNTMNQTSTVTETSDAPFNFTHFDLDIQYADDKSYEVSYENEASRAEAQIEDEVNKTKLEGNEATNKLVPIFEGFTFDKDTPDDEVIDEVLQKFEQPDSFLEVEIEIKFADGTVKEYRRVAQ; encoded by the coding sequence ATGAAAAAATTTGCATTAATTTGCGCATTGAGTACAACTGCATTGTTAGTAGGCTGTGGTGACAGCGAAGAAGCAACAAATTTGCCTGAAAATGCGCCGACAGAACAAAATACAATGAATCAGACAAGTACTGTAACCGAAACTTCTGATGCCCCATTTAACTTTACTCACTTTGATTTGGATATCCAGTATGCGGATGATAAGAGTTATGAAGTGAGTTATGAAAATGAAGCATCCCGAGCAGAAGCACAAATTGAAGATGAAGTTAACAAAACAAAATTAGAAGGTAATGAAGCAACGAACAAATTGGTCCCAATTTTCGAAGGATTTACATTCGATAAGGATACACCAGATGATGAAGTAATTGATGAAGTACTTCAAAAATTCGAACAACCCGACAGCTTTTTGGAAGTGGAAATAGAAATTAAATTTGCTGATGGTACAGTAAAAGAATACCGTCGTGTAGCACAGTAA
- a CDS encoding TraB/GumN family protein, translating to MKKMSKTVLATTLGTTLMLTSIMPAVKAEEVTPDISSWALGTLNEGEKYGIFPIEWYYDGFRTAITTERLDSLIELTAQKIASLNLDKNEEFKPVPIKGGGTRGDVINRLYNIVGQYKLDTVEDAVTYMQKHKILQGSEKGLMLDQKATTQHAVIFAVRLIQDTFEQANAGAKGVAWIVEDEDTKVYMLGSIHVGTPDMYPMHKKLTKAFDESDGLFVEANLLDPTGMDYYIEKAMFNDGRTIKDVVSEETYAKLQKVAAQLEMPIEELEIQKPWLLSNNFSSMMMDGAFGLTAEEMAMHGVDMQFLLTAYLQQKPIYELEGINAQVDMFEALSPEAQEESLVAALDGILEPTEQSEEDVQLMADWFTNWVKGDVEKFAESLTEMEGDTSEFNQMLFGKRDAEMAAKLVDVLEKQKGTFFVVVGAGHFLVDKNIRYHLEQSGYEVKPFYQ from the coding sequence ATGAAAAAGATGAGTAAAACCGTTTTGGCTACAACATTGGGGACTACATTGATGCTAACATCGATTATGCCTGCCGTTAAAGCTGAGGAAGTAACACCTGATATAAGCAGCTGGGCACTCGGTACATTAAATGAAGGTGAGAAATACGGAATTTTCCCGATCGAATGGTACTATGATGGGTTCCGTACAGCGATTACAACGGAGCGTTTAGATTCATTAATTGAGCTAACTGCACAAAAAATTGCAAGTTTAAATTTGGATAAAAATGAAGAATTTAAGCCAGTTCCGATAAAAGGTGGTGGCACACGCGGCGATGTTATTAACCGTCTTTATAATATTGTCGGACAATACAAATTAGATACAGTAGAAGATGCTGTTACATATATGCAGAAACATAAAATTTTACAAGGCTCGGAAAAAGGCTTGATGCTCGATCAAAAAGCTACAACACAACATGCAGTTATTTTCGCCGTACGACTAATCCAGGATACATTTGAGCAGGCAAATGCCGGCGCGAAAGGTGTTGCATGGATAGTGGAAGATGAAGATACAAAAGTGTATATGCTTGGATCAATTCATGTAGGAACACCGGATATGTACCCAATGCATAAAAAATTAACAAAAGCCTTTGATGAGTCGGACGGTCTTTTTGTTGAGGCGAATTTATTAGATCCTACCGGGATGGATTATTATATTGAAAAGGCAATGTTTAATGATGGACGTACGATTAAAGATGTTGTAAGTGAAGAAACGTATGCGAAACTTCAAAAGGTTGCAGCACAGCTAGAAATGCCAATAGAAGAGCTGGAAATACAAAAGCCATGGCTGCTTTCAAATAATTTTTCGTCGATGATGATGGATGGGGCATTTGGTTTAACAGCAGAAGAAATGGCGATGCATGGAGTAGATATGCAGTTTTTATTAACAGCTTACTTACAGCAAAAACCTATTTATGAGCTGGAAGGTATCAATGCACAAGTCGATATGTTTGAAGCATTATCGCCAGAAGCACAGGAAGAATCGTTAGTAGCCGCACTTGACGGTATTTTGGAGCCAACTGAACAGTCTGAAGAAGATGTTCAGTTAATGGCAGACTGGTTCACGAATTGGGTCAAAGGTGATGTGGAAAAGTTTGCGGAAAGCTTAACTGAAATGGAAGGGGACACATCTGAGTTCAATCAGATGCTGTTTGGTAAACGCGATGCAGAAATGGCCGCAAAGCTTGTTGATGTATTGGAAAAACAAAAAGGGACATTCTTTGTCGTTGTTGGCGCAGGTCACTTCTTAGTCGATAAAAATATTCGCTATCATTTAGAACAAAGCGGTTATGAA